In the genome of Azotosporobacter soli, the window CAATTTGTAAATATCGCGATATATCGGCATGTGCCGATACTCATCAGCAAGTTCCAGATAGGATTCCCATACATGCCTTTGGACTTGCTTTTGATGCGCTTTGCTCTGCGTGCATTGCTCTAAATGCGGACACACTTTGCATTGTTTTGCATCGCTTTTATATTCTTGATATCCTTCACGATTCGTCGTACTGTAGCCAAGCGCCTGGTTGCCAGGGCAAATCATGCATTCATAATATTCATCATATACGTATTCATATTTCTTGAAGAACCCTTCTTTTGTCATAGGACGCTTGTAGGGAACGACAGGAATTCGGCCACTGTCGATAATTTGTTTCATAATCCAGGGCGTTTTGTAGCCCGCATCGACGGCAACGGTTTCGGTTTCAGGGAAATAACTGACGACTCGTTCATACAGTTCATCAAACAATCGACTGTCATTAACATTGCCCGCTGCGACTTCGTATCCTAATATGAAGTTATGCCGGTCACAAGCCGTGTTGGTTACGTAGGCAAAGCATTTTTCATGCTCGCCTTTATGAAACAAGCCGCTTTCCGGATCCGTCGTACTTTGCGTGATGGTTTTACCTTGCGGCGGATTTTCATCGTCGTCTTTATCTTTTAACCGTTTCTTGCCATGGTTTTCGCGATCGGCTTGAATTTCCGCATTCAGTTCATCTTGATATTGCTTGGCCGGAATCGGCACAAACACTTTTGCGCTTTTCTTTTTGTTGGCTCGTGCTTTGATATGGGTTCCGTCAATGAATACGGAACTTGCATCAATGAAACCGCAGTTTACTGCTTCGTACAGGATGCGCATAAAGATCCGCTCAAACACATCGCTTCCTTGAAAACGCCGGGTATAATTCTTGCCGAAGGTTGAAAAGTGCGGGACTTTTTCGGTAAGGCCGTATCCGATAAACCAGCGGTAAGCCATATTTACTTCAATTTCTTTCATGGTTTGACGCATGCTACGAATGCCGAACAGGTATTGAATCAGTACGATCTTAAACAGACTCACCGGATCAATTCCTGGTTTGCCTCGTTCGGAGTCGCTATATAAACCGTCGACTTCGTCGTAGATGAAGCGAAAATCGATGGCTCGTTCAATGTCTCGTAATATATGATCTTTCGGTACTAAATCTTCTAAGCAGAAGAATTCAATTTGGCTTTGTTGACTTCGATCTTTTTTCTCGTACATAAAATCACTCCCGCTAATGATTTTATCATATCATTAGCGGGAGTGGAGTTTTGTCTACAGTCTGAAATGGACCAGCAAATTAATTGCTGGTCCATTTCCGTTCTTTTGCTCTTACCCTTGACGGCTTCGGACTAATTGGTAGAGCAGCGGTGATATTACAGTAATACAAACTAGTGCGACGCCCAAATAAAATTGCGGCGAAAACAGCTCTGTCAATGAACAGCCCAGCACGTTATAGGCCAATGCGCCGGGCAGCATGCCGATTGCTGTTGCAACCACATAGTGCCGAAAACTAACCGACGTTACGCCAGCCAAACAGCTAACCGGATCATAAGGAAATATTGGCACCACACGCAAAAACAACATTCCCTTGAACCCCTGCATAGCGATCTTATTCTCGACCGCTTTAAAATACCATTTTTCACCCAGGTAACGTCGCACCACCTGACGACCAAACTTGCGCGAGAGAAAAAAACATAAACACGCTCCGCCTACACCGCCGATAATCACATAGACGGTACCCCAAATCGGGCCAAACGCTAAACCGCCTGCCAGAGTCAGAATGAGCGCCGG includes:
- a CDS encoding IS1182 family transposase, coding for MYEKKDRSQQSQIEFFCLEDLVPKDHILRDIERAIDFRFIYDEVDGLYSDSERGKPGIDPVSLFKIVLIQYLFGIRSMRQTMKEIEVNMAYRWFIGYGLTEKVPHFSTFGKNYTRRFQGSDVFERIFMRILYEAVNCGFIDASSVFIDGTHIKARANKKKSAKVFVPIPAKQYQDELNAEIQADRENHGKKRLKDKDDDENPPQGKTITQSTTDPESGLFHKGEHEKCFAYVTNTACDRHNFILGYEVAAGNVNDSRLFDELYERVVSYFPETETVAVDAGYKTPWIMKQIIDSGRIPVVPYKRPMTKEGFFKKYEYVYDEYYECMICPGNQALGYSTTNREGYQEYKSDAKQCKVCPHLEQCTQSKAHQKQVQRHVWESYLELADEYRHMPIYRDIYKLRSQTIERVFADAKEKHAMRYTQLRGLQKVKMQVTLTFACMNLKKLATWKKRRGILPPVFQRFFEKLRFCSENWITEIEKCTLRFA
- a CDS encoding TVP38/TMEM64 family protein codes for the protein MDTLMSKLKQVSPLLLPLIAGLLLLHTFGISRLTPEAIKELIVSLGWWGPVLYIILYTIRPLLLFPALILTLAGGLAFGPIWGTVYVIIGGVGGACLCFFLSRKFGRQVVRRYLGEKWYFKAVENKIAMQGFKGMLFLRVVPIFPYDPVSCLAGVTSVSFRHYVVATAIGMLPGALAYNVLGCSLTELFSPQFYLGVALVCITVISPLLYQLVRSRQG